The Populus trichocarpa isolate Nisqually-1 chromosome 18, P.trichocarpa_v4.1, whole genome shotgun sequence genomic interval ttaagtCTTAGATTTAAACCGTAAAAGATCCGTTGTACACTtagaaaataaaggaagaaaatcatccttttcgtattattatatttttcaatccgtctaattaatttaattaacagGATTAATTATGACCctagagaaaatgaaaatttgagTTGGATCTTAATCATTTGCTAACGTATCTGAAAAAGTAATCATAAATTAGCAAGCAAACAGTCATAATTATACGTTTAACCTTGCTCTCTCTGTTATTTGCCCGTTccatattgatttttcttactgtccaattcattttctttgctctctgttttttttttacaaggatatAATTCTCATTTacataaaaaagataagaattttTACATTATGATCACTTGAAATTAATCCAAGGAAAaacttcttataaataaaaacctgaGGACACCTAAtaacatacaaaataaaaaaaatacaaaatcatatctgaaattgaaaattaaattacaagagaaaagaagaacaaattaattattaacctcgggaatttatttatcatatcaggtgtttttaatttagtgaGGTGACAGAAAATATTCCACAAATCATTTTGCTCAAATATTGATACACAAATTAGTCAGCATCATGGTGTTGTTAGGTTAAACTACTAGGTTGAATACTTTAAACAAGAGATCGAAGAGAGTTCcattttttctatcaaaagaAAGCGGTCCAAAACAATTTTCCACTCATGAACAACTCTTGACCTCTCTCCTCCTCTCCTAAGTAACGTTGGTAGGTCAAGAAAATcgatcaaattcaagaaaacaaaccctaTTAAGAATCACAAGCTCCAAACCCTAAAATAGTAAGATtcaacatcaaaacataaattaataaaccCGTAAATAAAGACCTTTCTGAAGTAAGCTAAGCCAAATCAAGAAAATGGGGGAAAGGTGGTGGGTAGGCACGTTTGTTATTTGTAATCAGTGAGATTGACAACTGGGGTCACAATGTGACAAGCATTCGCATAGGATTTGAAGCACACCCTGCCACGTTCTCTTTTGTtaacatcaaatatatatatatatatatatatatatggtttgtCAGTTTGTATGGTGGGCttatgcccttttttttttttatatgggtaAAAGTATAGTTTCCTACTATAGATTAagaaatttttcattttgatctctataatttgagtttttccttctttttttcaattacggcttctttattttattttgtttgatttcttgCTGAAATCTCCACAAAACTGGCAGTTTCAAAAAGGATAAAGCTTTTGTCCAATAAATTCTCAAATGTATATCGACAATAACACTACTGTCAAGTGGGTTTGTTTATTAATAATACAATGaactgatgaaaaaaaattacactgtGAAAAGACAGAGTGCACctctattttttatagattaatgttggtgttcgggtcagtttaTGTATATCTTAATTGATCCTACGAGTTCTAAAACTAACAAGGCATGAAATTAACCGGACAAGAAATTTTTGccctaaaatgttttttagattaaaatataattatatataagatctagttttaaaaacaaaaaagaagcaatttttataaatttattaaaaattcaaaaaacaatcctaacaacttcaagaaaaaaaaggcatgaaAACTTCCTCATAACAAAAACGTtgtaacccaaaaaaataaaaaagagaaataataataataataaagaaagcaACACCATCACAGCAAAGGGGTATTCTTGTCCATATAATAATTACGGACAAATAAACGTATAGAGAAGAACTTAAAACTTttttacaaattcataaatgTGTTTTTCTTAACCGTTAAGACTTAATATCTCACAAATACCCATATAAATCACCTGTATTTAGTATTTACACACTGGCTCGACACTGCTCTGTCTTTGTCTCTCGTAGAGACGAACATAAAAACCAGGCAGAGCCGACGGCAACGCCtagaaacagagagagaaacTGAAACACAAACGAAAACATAACATGTCCTGTAATAACAGATCAAACCCACCATTGTTTTTTCTCCtaagctttcttttctttttctttatctttacttCTTCAACAGCAACTCCCAGTTCTTTAACTTCCCAGTTTGAATCTTTTTCCGTTCCTGGTAgttcatttattaattaaagattttttttttgtctaaaaattatgatttttgtgaaaaatatgaaatctttatgtgcttttttttttttataacaagagtaatttgttttttttttttgtcaatgtaGATGTTGTGGTTGGTGGGAGAGAGAATGATGGTGTGGTGGTTTCATGGGAGATAAGGAGGCATCTTGCAGAGGAAGAGAACACAGCATCTTCTTTGATATTGGctgcaaagaaaacaagaagaagagacCCTTTAGAGAACTTTAAATTCTACACTTCTGGTTACAATATCAGCAATAAACATTATTGGGCTGTGAGTTCTTTCTTTATTACCTTTTTCTGGTTTATTTGACCATATTAATACATTTTCTTGTACTGATTGTCACTTCAATGATGCAGTCTGTTGGTTTTACTGCGGTTCCATTCTTTATCTTAGCTTTGGTTTGGTTTGTGATATTTGGACTCTGTTTGTCCTTTATCTGCCTCTGCTATTGCTGTTGTCCAACAGAGCCTTATGGCTACTCTAGAGCATGCTATGCCCTGTCTCTCATTTACCTCATCCTCTTTACCATTGCTGCAATGTAATGACCCCTCTTTCTCGCTTTGGCTATGtgttttgattaataattttatgacaCCCTCAATGTTCCTCTGCGATTACAGTGCTGGATGTGTTGTTCTGTATACTGGTCAAGGGAAGTTTCACAGTATTACAACACACACATTGGAGTATGTAGTCAATCAAGCAAATGTTACTGCCAAAAACCTCAGGCATGTGTCAGATTATCTTGCTGCGGCTAAGAATACTGGTGTAGAGTCAGTTTTTCTGCCACCCAGCGTCCAAAATGACATTGATAGCATTCAAAAAAAGATCAACTCCTCTGGTACTACTCTTTCCAGCACTACACAGGATAATTCAGAAGGCATACAAAATGTTTTGGATAGCATGTGAGTAAAAGCTCTTAAAACTTCTTCTGGTGCTTGATTGGTTTTGGAATTTTTCATAAttgctcttatttttttgttgtgcatTGCAGGAGACTGGCCCTCATTATCCTTGCTGCTGTAATGCTTGCTGTGGCATTTCTTGGATTCTGTAAGTGttattttcttgcattagaggtgcaaatttataaattgtttgatttattataGCTAAATTATTtgcttatattatttatatgatgACATTGGTTGCAGTATTCTCCATTTTTGGGATGCAGTGCCTTGTTTACTTGTGAGTGACCTGATTTTTGAGCCGTTATCTGTTAActattttgaacttgaaaacaagTACATGTTATGGTTATGATTTGGCCAATTTTACTGTTTAAATTCTGTAGTCTGGTGATCCTTGGCTGGGTTCTTGTTACGGGCACATTTATTTTGTGCGGTGTATTCCTTCTCCTTCACAAGTAAGTTCTTCCtcctgttctttttttatttttaacttttctgATATAGGGTCATAAAATGCATAAAGGATTTTATgcttgatgtttattttttttaaaaaaaaggtgtgttgaattaaatttatgttttggatgCTTTGTGCACACATTCTGGTGTATAGATGCATGCATATACACATGCAAGCACACACTTGTGGTTGTGTTGTTTCATTGTGGCATATAGAGCTTTCATGGTCTTAATTGTTGATGTCCATACACACTCGCAAACACTGTTTTAGTTGTGTTGTTGCATAACTCTGGCGTTTAGAGCTTCGTGATCTTAATTGTAGATATTCATAGCAAACACACTTTTCTAGCTATAATTCTGATGGTTGTCTTTTAAATGTGTTTCTGAGGCATTATGAACCCATTGGTTGTGGACTAGAAGTTTTAGCATTGCTGATGTTAATAAATGGGTCTTTTATATCTTGATCTTGGGATCGTCGAACCTCATTTTCTGTCGTGTCACTCGTTGAGCTTACAGATAGGTAAAATGATTCCATATAATGTCATTTCCTGGCAGAGTCAGATTGAGAATATGTCTAAAATGATGCACTCTTCTTTTTCTACATGTACATGGGTCTTTTAGGATTATTTTTCCGCAAGAATAAGTTTCCATTAAAATTGGTACTTGGAGTGGAAGATGATAAATAACCTACAGCCACTCATataaagagagaggaagaaaggaTTTGAATAAGTAGTagatatcaataattaaaagcGCCAACAAAACTTTCAAGAGTTCTCTCACTTTGTTTTGACAACTCCTGGGCTGCATCTTTTGCAGAGGGCTGAAGACTGAATGAAAGTGGCTGGTGAGAACATAAGAGAGAATTTGATTCTCACCTCCTCAAAAGATTTGTTGCAAATAATTCTAGGAAAAGATGAATGTACCTATTCAGTGCGCAATATTCTAGGAAAATCAATAATTGGATTTCTCAGGCTGAAAAGCACAGAAACCACAAAGTAGGCCATTTTCAGGAGAAGCTGTTCAATATTGGCCAAGCAAAACTACTTTGAGTTCGCATGAAATCTTGAAAACGCACAAGGATTCAGCTTCGATAGGTTACAAAGTGACAGGCTAACTTCTTATATCCCGGGCACTTCTCTAGATTCTGTTATTTAAGGTTTTAACCAATAGATCTTGAGCTATCAGCTCCTTGTCTGAACATTGGCTAATCACTCTTCTTCCTCTTAGTTCATGATTGTATGGAGTTCATCTGTACATAGTAGTCGGTCAATCTCTCTGAATATTTGGGCTGATCAAGAAATATTCCTGAAAACCATATGATTAAGAAATTTTCAATCCGGCtttttacaaggaaaaaatGCC includes:
- the LOC7489486 gene encoding uncharacterized protein LOC7489486 → MSCNNRSNPPLFFLLSFLFFFFIFTSSTATPSSLTSQFESFSVPDVVVGGRENDGVVVSWEIRRHLAEEENTASSLILAAKKTRRRDPLENFKFYTSGYNISNKHYWASVGFTAVPFFILALVWFVIFGLCLSFICLCYCCCPTEPYGYSRACYALSLIYLILFTIAAIAGCVVLYTGQGKFHSITTHTLEYVVNQANVTAKNLRHVSDYLAAAKNTGVESVFLPPSVQNDIDSIQKKINSSGTTLSSTTQDNSEGIQNVLDSMRLALIILAAVMLAVAFLGFLFSIFGMQCLVYFLVILGWVLVTGTFILCGVFLLLHNVVADTCISMDEWVQNPTAKTALDDIIPCVDNATAQETLRQTKETTYQLVNVVDYVVSNVSNRNFPPQAGDLYYNQSGPLMPVLCNPFNSDFTDRKCAAGEVDLSNATQVWKNYICQVSSSEICITPGRLTPSLYNQMESAVNLSYGLNRYGPFLVNLEDCTFVRETFTKISHSYCPDLRRYSQWIYIGLVIVSAAVMLSLIFWVIYARERRHRVYTKQFMSSLEGPGKAS